The region GGTTGAGCTTAGTGGTGTGCAAAAATTAGCATTATTTGGCTCAAAAGGTGCGAATAGTGATGCACAGCAGAAAAAAGCGGCACCTGTTGAACAAATCACCGATGCGCCAAAAACAAACCTCTCTATTTTATTAACGGGTGTTGTGGCTTCGACTTTAGATAGTCATGGCCTTGCTGTTATTGAATCGAAAGGTAACCAAGAGACTTATAGCTTAGGCGATAAAATTAAAGGCACTTCTGCTTCACTCAAAGAAGTTTATGCTGATCGTATTATTATCACTAACGCAGGCCGTTATGAAACCTTAATGCTTGATGGTTTAAATTACACCACTCAAAGCCAAGCTAACGAATCACTGCAACAAGCAAAACAACAAAAAACAGTTCAGCGCGTTCAGCGAAGCGAGATAACGCAAGAGTTGGCAGACTCACGTGACGAACTCCTTGCCGACCCAAGCAAGCTCACCGATTTCCTTGCTATTTCACCAGTGCGAGGCGCTGAAGGTGTCAGTGGCTACCGTTTAAATCCAGGCAAAGATAAGTCTTTATTTAAGGCAGCAGGGTTTAAAGCAAATGATTTAGCAAAATCCATAAACGGATACGACTTAACTGACATGGGGCAGTCGTTAGAAGTTATGGGGCAATTACCAGAATTAACAGAAATTGGCGTCATGGTTGAACGTGATGGACAGTTAGTAGAAATAATTTTTAGTTTGCCAGAATAGAATTGGCAGTAGAGGATTGGAAATAATGAAGAGTTATGGAATTCGACGCAAGGTATTAGCTGGAATGGTTGCAGGACTTGCCATGCTGGTTTCTCAGGTTGCTTGGTCGGAACAATATGCTGCCAATTTTAAAGGCACCGATATTCAGGAATTCATTAATATTGTAGGCAAAAACCTCAATAAAACCATTATTGTGGATCCCACTGTTCGCGGTAAAATTAATGTCCGCAGCTATGATTTATTAGATGATGAACAGTACTACCAATTCTTCCTCAATGTATTGCAGGTATATGGTTACGCCGTTGTTGAAATGGAAAACCGTGTCATCAAAGTTATTAAAGATAAAGATGCTAAAACGGCAGCGATTCGGGTAGCAGATGACGACACTCCGGGTTTAGGTGATGAAATGGTCACCCGTATCGTGGCTTTATATAACACCGAGGCTAAACAACTTGCACCGCTGCTTCGTCAGTTAAATGATAATGCTGGTGGCGGTAACGTGGTTAATTACGACCCGTCTAACGTATTGATGATTTCAGGCCGCGCTGCGGTTGTGAATAAGCTGGTTGAAATTGTTCGCCGTGTTGATAAGCAAGGGGATACAGCTGTTGAAGTGGTTTCACTTGAATATGCTTCAGCGGGTGAAATTGTTCGAATCGTAGATACCTTATATCGCTCAACCGCAAATCAAGCACAAATGCCAGGTCAAGCGCCTAAAGTGGTTGCTGATGAACGTATGAACGCGGTCATTGTTAGCGGTGATGAAAAAAGTCGTCAACGAGTGGTTGAACTCATCCGCCGCCTTGATGCTGAACAAGCGAATACCGGTAACACCAAAGTAAGATATTTACGCTACGCCAAAGCAGAAGACTTGGTTGAAGTGTTAACAGGTTTTGCGGATCAATTAGTCAGCGATCAAGATGCCGGTAAGTCATCGGGCAGCAAGCGTAAAGAAATTAATATCATGGCTCACGATGATACCAATGCTTTGGTTATCAGTGCTGAACCGGATCAAATGCGCACTATTGAAAGTGTGATTAACCAATTAGATATTCGCCGTGCTCAAGTATTGGTTGAAGCCATTATTGTTGAAGTATCAGAAGGTGATGATGTTGGCTTTGGTATTCAATGGGCGTCAGCTTCTGGTGGTGGTACTCAGTTTAATAACTTAGGTCCAACTATTGGCGAAATTGGTGCGGGTATTTGGCAAGCACAAGGTGAAGAAGGCACTACAGTATGTACCGAAAATGGTACCTGTACTGAAAACCCGGATACACGAGGTGATATTACATTACTGGCGCAATCGTTAGGTAAAGTGAACGGTATGGCGTGGGGTGTGGCAATGGGCGATTTCGGCGCATTGATTCAAGCAGTATCAAGTGACACCAAATCAAATGTACTTGCAACACCTTCTATTACAACTCTCGATAACCAAGAAGCATCATTCATTGTTGGTGACGAAGTGCCAATTCTTACTGGTAGCCAAAACTCTAGCAACGGCAACAGTAACCCATTCCAAACGGTTGAACGTAAAGAAGTGGGCGTGAAGTTAAAAGTTATCCCACAGGTCAATGAAGGTAATGCAGTTAAGTTGACCATTGAGCAAGAAGTCTCAGGTATTAACGGTAAAACGGGTGTTGATGTGACATTCGCGACTCGTCGTTTAACTACTACGGTAATGGCAGACTCTGGTCAGATTGTAGTTTTGGGCGGATTGATTAACGAAGAAGTGCAAGAATCAGTTCAAAAAGTGCCATTCCTAGGTGACTTACCGATTATCGGTCATTTATTTAAGTCTTCTTCAAGCGGTACGAAAAAGAAGAACTTGATGGTCTTTATTAAACCTACCATTATCCGTGATGGCATCACGATGGAAGGTATTGCAGGTCGTAAATATAACTACTTCCGCGCATTGCAACTTGAGCAACAAGAGCGCGGTGTAAACTTAATGCCTAATACTGATGTGCCGATATTGCAAGAGTGGGATCAAGAAGCTTATTTACCAGATGAAGTTAACGAAGTGCTTAATCGTTATAAAGAAGGTAAAAGTCTAGAGACTAGAATGCGTGAAACAGATCCTGCACTTAAACGCATTAGTGAAAGTAAAGATAATGATGATGTCATAATCGAAGACGCTGAAGCCGAAGATGCAGAAGCTAACCAAGAAGATGATGCCAATGAGTGAAGCAGTGACTGAACAGTTGGCGCAAGTTTCAACGGATTTAGGTTTAGAGGCGGAAGAACTGGGTGATGAGGTTTTTCTTTCGAACAGCCGTGAACGTCTTCCGTTTGCTTTCTCACATCGTTTTAATTTGGCATTAGCCAAAGAAGCTGATGCTTTAAAGCTGTATTACACCAGCAACACCCCATTAAATGCGATGCTCGAAGTACGTCGCTATGCGGGTGAAGAATTAGTGTTATGCAAGTTGCCACTAGAAGATTTTGAGGCCAAGTTAACCCAGACATTCCAAGCCAACTCATCAGAAGCACAGCAACTGATGGAAGATATTGGTAATGAAATGGACTTGTTTACGTTAGCTGAAGAGTTACCGCAAACTGAAGACTTGCTTGAAGGTGATGATGACGCACCTATCATTAAATTGATCAATGCGTTGCTATCTGAAGCAATTAAAGAAGAAGCCTCAGATATTCATATTGAAACTTATGAGACACAACTCATCGTTCGTTTCCGTATTGATGGTGTGCTTAAAGAGGTGTTAAAACCTAACCGTAAACTATCTTCATTGCTGGTTTCACGTATTAAGGTTATGGCACGTTTGGATATTGCTGAAAAACGCGTTCCTCAGGATGGCCGTATTTCATTACGTATTGCAGGCCGTGCCGTCGATGTTCGTGTATCAACTATGCCATCAAGCCACGGCGAGCGGGTAGTATTACGTTTACTGGATAAAAACACCGGCAACTTAGACTTAAAACTGTTGGGTATGACACCGTCTATTCAAGATCAGTTTGAATCACTTATCCGTAAGCCTCACGGTATTATTTTGGTTACAGGGCCGACTGGTTCAGGTAAAAGTACCACGCTCTATGCGGGCTTAACTGAAATTAACTCTAAAGATACCAATATCTTAACTGTGGAAGACCCTATTGAGTATGAACTTAATGGTATTGGTCAAACACAAGTTAATACTAAAGCGGATATGACTTTTGCCCGTGGACTACGTGCAATATTACGTCAAGATCCTGATGTGGTCATGATTGGTGAAATCCGTGATTTAGAAACAGCGCAAATCGCGGTTCAAGCATCATTAACCGGTCACATGGTTATTTCTACATTGCATACCAATACAGCATCGGGTGCGATTACCCGTTTACAAGATATGGGTGTTGAGCCTTTCCTTGTTTCTTCAAGTTTACTTGGGGTGTTGGCGCAACGATTAATCCGTACGTTATGTAAAGAGTGTAAGGTTGCGCATGAACCTGATGAACGTGAACGTGAATTACTCGGCGTTACCGCAAATGATACGCGAATGATTTATCGCGCTAAAGGTTGTAAAGCTTGTGGTCATAATGGCTATAGAGGGCGTACAGGTATTCATGAGTTGCTGACAGTTGATGATAGCGTCCGTGAATTAATTCACGGTGGCCGTGGTGAATTAGCCATTGAAAAATATGTACGTCAAACGATTCCAAGTATTCGTCATGATGGCATGAGCAAAGTACTTGCAGGGGTTACAACCCTTGAAGAAGTATTGCGCGTGACACGCGAGGAATAAACAATGGCAGCGTTTGAATATAAAGCTCTTGATAGTAATGGCAAGCAGCAGAAAGGCGTTATAGAGGCAGATACCGCTCGTCATGCTCGCAGTCAATTGCGTGAACAACGGTTAATGCCGCTAGAGCTGCAACCTGTTGCTGAAAAAGAGGCTAAAGCGAAGAGCCAAGGGCTGACACTTTTTAAACGTGGTATTTCAGTTGCTGAACTCGCGTTACTAACACGCCAAATCGCAACGTTAGTGGCTGCAGGTTTACCCATTGAAGAGTCACTTAAAGCCGTTGGACAACAATGTGAAAAAGATCGTCTAGCCAGTTTGATTATGGCTGTGCGTTCTCGTGTTGTTGAAGGTTATAGCCTTGCAGACTCATTAGCCGAATTTCCTCATGTTTTTGACGACCTTTACCGCGCTATGGTTGCGTCAGGTGAAAAGTCAGGCCATTTAGAGGTGGTGTTAAATCGCTTAGCGGATTACACCGAACGTCGCCAACAACTTAAATCTAAGCTCACTCAAGCGATGATTTACCCTATTGTATTAACCACAGTCGCGATCGGTGTTATTGCTGTATTGCTAGCAGCAGTCGTACCAAAGGTGGTTGGGCAATTTGAACATATGGGTCAAGAGTTACCCGGTTCAACACAATTCCTCATTCTTGCTTCTGATTTCGTGCAAAACTATGGCGTGTTTGTCCTCATCGCGATGGTTGGCCTTTTTGTCCTATTCAAGCAATTATTAAGAAAACCTATTTTTAGAATGCAATACGATTCGTGGTTATTAAAGGCACCTGTTATAGGGAAAGTGAGTAAAGGCCTTAATACAGCGCGTTTTGCAAGAACCTTAAGTATCTTGTCAGCGAGTTCAGTTCCCTTATTAGAAGGGATGCATATTGCCAGTGAAGTACTACAAAATGTCAAAGTACGTGCAGCCGTTGATGATGCTACAGCAAGGGTGCGTGAAGGTACCAGTTTGGGCGCCGCACTAACAAATACCAAACTTTTTCCCGCTATGATGCTCTATATGATTGCATCGGGTGAGAAAAGTGGTCAACTGGAGCAAATGTTAGAACGTGCTGCAGATAACCAAGATAGAGAATTTGAATCCAATGTAAACATTGCATTAGGGGTATTTGAACCTATGTTGGTCGTCAGTATGGCCTCTGTGGTGTTATTTATCGTGATGGCAATTTTACAGCCTATCTTAGAATTGAATAACTTAATCAGCGCGTAGTTTAGTTTACTTAAACAAGTTATTTAGTATTTAATTATTCAATATTTATTTTTTATCGCACTTTAACTGTGTGTGTCGGAGGAAGTCGTTAATGCAAGCAAATCGAAATCAAACTGGTCGTAAACAAGCTGGTTTTACATTACTTGAAGTCATGGTTGTTATTGTTATTTTGGGTATTCTTGCTTCGATGGTCGTACCTAACTTAATGGGTAACAAAGATAAAGCAGATATTCAAAAAGCGGTGTCTGACATTGTAGCTTTAGAAAACACCTTAGATATGTATCGCTTGGATAACAGTATTTACCCAACAACGGATCAAGGTCTAGATGCACTGATTCAAAAGCCTACATCTTCTCCTGAACCACGTAATTACCGTGACGAAGGCTACATTAAACGTTTACCACAAGATCCTTGGCGCAATGATTACTACTTATTAAGCCCTGGTGAGAATGGTCGTATTGATATTTTTAGTGCAGGTCCTGATGGACAAGTTGGCACTGAAGATGACATCGGTAACTGGAATCTACAAAACTTCCAGTAAACATTACTGAGTTTAATAACCGATTATGATGACCAAACGTCAATCTGGATTCACCTTGCTAGAAGTCCTATTAGTTGCATTACTGATGGGACTCGCTGCGGCTGCCGTTACTATGACAACCAGTACAGCAGGACCAGAACAGGCGTTAAAAAAAACGGCTCGTCAATTTATTGCAATGACAGAACTCGTGATTGAAGAGGCCATTC is a window of Shewanella donghaensis DNA encoding:
- the gspC gene encoding type II secretion system protein GspC, with amino-acid sequence MDVLDKVITKAAGIPQKPLSAAVFWVGLVIVLIIAAQITWKLMPVNSQTVAWQPSPTSAASAKRVELSGVQKLALFGSKGANSDAQQKKAAPVEQITDAPKTNLSILLTGVVASTLDSHGLAVIESKGNQETYSLGDKIKGTSASLKEVYADRIIITNAGRYETLMLDGLNYTTQSQANESLQQAKQQKTVQRVQRSEITQELADSRDELLADPSKLTDFLAISPVRGAEGVSGYRLNPGKDKSLFKAAGFKANDLAKSINGYDLTDMGQSLEVMGQLPELTEIGVMVERDGQLVEIIFSLPE
- the gspD gene encoding type II secretion system secretin GspD, yielding MKSYGIRRKVLAGMVAGLAMLVSQVAWSEQYAANFKGTDIQEFINIVGKNLNKTIIVDPTVRGKINVRSYDLLDDEQYYQFFLNVLQVYGYAVVEMENRVIKVIKDKDAKTAAIRVADDDTPGLGDEMVTRIVALYNTEAKQLAPLLRQLNDNAGGGNVVNYDPSNVLMISGRAAVVNKLVEIVRRVDKQGDTAVEVVSLEYASAGEIVRIVDTLYRSTANQAQMPGQAPKVVADERMNAVIVSGDEKSRQRVVELIRRLDAEQANTGNTKVRYLRYAKAEDLVEVLTGFADQLVSDQDAGKSSGSKRKEINIMAHDDTNALVISAEPDQMRTIESVINQLDIRRAQVLVEAIIVEVSEGDDVGFGIQWASASGGGTQFNNLGPTIGEIGAGIWQAQGEEGTTVCTENGTCTENPDTRGDITLLAQSLGKVNGMAWGVAMGDFGALIQAVSSDTKSNVLATPSITTLDNQEASFIVGDEVPILTGSQNSSNGNSNPFQTVERKEVGVKLKVIPQVNEGNAVKLTIEQEVSGINGKTGVDVTFATRRLTTTVMADSGQIVVLGGLINEEVQESVQKVPFLGDLPIIGHLFKSSSSGTKKKNLMVFIKPTIIRDGITMEGIAGRKYNYFRALQLEQQERGVNLMPNTDVPILQEWDQEAYLPDEVNEVLNRYKEGKSLETRMRETDPALKRISESKDNDDVIIEDAEAEDAEANQEDDANE
- the gspE gene encoding type II secretion system ATPase GspE, coding for MSEAVTEQLAQVSTDLGLEAEELGDEVFLSNSRERLPFAFSHRFNLALAKEADALKLYYTSNTPLNAMLEVRRYAGEELVLCKLPLEDFEAKLTQTFQANSSEAQQLMEDIGNEMDLFTLAEELPQTEDLLEGDDDAPIIKLINALLSEAIKEEASDIHIETYETQLIVRFRIDGVLKEVLKPNRKLSSLLVSRIKVMARLDIAEKRVPQDGRISLRIAGRAVDVRVSTMPSSHGERVVLRLLDKNTGNLDLKLLGMTPSIQDQFESLIRKPHGIILVTGPTGSGKSTTLYAGLTEINSKDTNILTVEDPIEYELNGIGQTQVNTKADMTFARGLRAILRQDPDVVMIGEIRDLETAQIAVQASLTGHMVISTLHTNTASGAITRLQDMGVEPFLVSSSLLGVLAQRLIRTLCKECKVAHEPDERERELLGVTANDTRMIYRAKGCKACGHNGYRGRTGIHELLTVDDSVRELIHGGRGELAIEKYVRQTIPSIRHDGMSKVLAGVTTLEEVLRVTREE
- the gspF gene encoding type II secretion system inner membrane protein GspF, whose translation is MAAFEYKALDSNGKQQKGVIEADTARHARSQLREQRLMPLELQPVAEKEAKAKSQGLTLFKRGISVAELALLTRQIATLVAAGLPIEESLKAVGQQCEKDRLASLIMAVRSRVVEGYSLADSLAEFPHVFDDLYRAMVASGEKSGHLEVVLNRLADYTERRQQLKSKLTQAMIYPIVLTTVAIGVIAVLLAAVVPKVVGQFEHMGQELPGSTQFLILASDFVQNYGVFVLIAMVGLFVLFKQLLRKPIFRMQYDSWLLKAPVIGKVSKGLNTARFARTLSILSASSVPLLEGMHIASEVLQNVKVRAAVDDATARVREGTSLGAALTNTKLFPAMMLYMIASGEKSGQLEQMLERAADNQDREFESNVNIALGVFEPMLVVSMASVVLFIVMAILQPILELNNLISA
- the gspG gene encoding type II secretion system major pseudopilin GspG, translated to MQANRNQTGRKQAGFTLLEVMVVIVILGILASMVVPNLMGNKDKADIQKAVSDIVALENTLDMYRLDNSIYPTTDQGLDALIQKPTSSPEPRNYRDEGYIKRLPQDPWRNDYYLLSPGENGRIDIFSAGPDGQVGTEDDIGNWNLQNFQ